A part of Carassius carassius chromosome 32, fCarCar2.1, whole genome shotgun sequence genomic DNA contains:
- the gdf7 gene encoding growth/differentiation factor 6-A, which yields MTPKKTAAPFLWVSFCFGNVLEAVVLGSVPYPSDNGLHSHLDARGPAEASASSRSDFTSVHVPSYMISLYRTLSELDRQGSNGSQTRSRRYANTVTSFIDLGQDDPSLKFHQQYTFDLSGLSRLDELMEVELRVLRRPPPDVLSLLSTGGNLYRLLLHTCSLPGSSNQPLLLTSRTIDLLDIASATWDVFDVGTSVKTHLKLIRAAEGSRPLCFSISAVSDSKEEEVHPGMLGLSHEDQQTHERALLVAFTRARRKENLFREIREKIKAMKGRKFPHPAPEHGIKGHPRHRRRRRTTLAGRSGVGPATGGGGGGKGGGRRRTRCSRKPLHVNFKELGWDDWIIAPLDYEAYHCEGLCDFPLRSHLEPTNHAIIQTLMNSMDPESTPPSCCVPSKLSPISILYIDSGNNVVYKQYEDMVVESCGCR from the exons ATGACTCCCAAGAAGACTGCCGCTCCCTTCCTATGGGTTTCTTTTTGCTTTGGGAATGTTCTTGAGGCAGTGGTGCTGGGATCGGTGCCGTACCCCTCTGATAACGGGCTCCACTCACATCTGGATGCGCGCGGTCCTGCAGAAGCAAGCGCGAGCTCTCGGAGCGACTTCACATCTGTTCATGTTCCGTCTTACATGATCTCTCTGTACAGGACTCTATCGGAACTGGACCGACAGGGAAGCAACGGCAGCCAGACGCGCTCCAGGAGATATGCCAATACAGTGACCAGCTTCATTGACCTGGGACAAG ACGACCCTTCTCTGAAGTTCCACCAGCAGTACACATTCGACCTGTCAGGTCTCTCAAGACTGGACGAACTGATGGAGGTGGAGCTGCGGGTTCTGAGGAGGCCACCACCTGATGTCTTAAGTTTACTCTCCACTGGTGGGAACCTGTACCGACTACTCCTTCACACCTGCTCCCTCCCGGGATCCTCTAACCAACCTCTGCTCCTCACTTCCAGGACCATTGATCTTCTGGATATTGCTTCAGCCACATGGGACGTGTTTGACGTTGGCACAAGCGTGAAGACCCACCTCAAGTTGATCAGGGCCGCAGAAGGCAGCAGGCCATTGTGCTTCAGCATATCTGCTGTTTCTGATTCAAAAGAGGAGGAGGTGCATCCCGGCATGCTGGGTCTGAGCCATGAGGATCAGCAGACCCATGAAAGGGCCTTACTGGTGGCTTTTACTCGAGCTCGGAGGAAGGAGAACCTCTTTAGGGAGATCCGTGAGAAGATAAAGGCCATGAAAGGTCGTAAATTTCCTCATCCTGCACCGGAGCATGGTATTAAAGGTCACCCGAGACATCGGCGGAGGAGGCGGACCACACTAGCAGGCCGTTCTGGTGTAGGACCCGCAACAGGAGGCGGCGGTGGAGGAAAGGGTGGTGGCAGACGGAGAACACGTTGCAGCCGGAAGCCGCTTCACGTGAACTTCAAAGAACTGGGTTGGGACGACTGGATTATTGCGCCGCTTGATTACGAAGCTTATCACTGTGAGGGTTTGTGTGACTTTCCCTTGCGCTCACACCTGGAACCGACCAACCACGCCATCATCCAGACTCTCATGAACTCTATGGACCCGGAGTCCACCCCTCCCAGTTGTTGTGTTCCTTCTAAACTCAGTCCCATCAGCATCCTGTACATTGACTCTGGGAATAACGTGGTTTATAAACAGTATGAGGACATGGTGGTGGAGAGTTGTGGGTGCAGGTAG